The window GTAGATTGGAATATCTGTTCCATTAATGTTGAATGTTTTAAAATTCTTTCATGTTACTGAAATCTCAATTTGATGTTTTTTTGGCATTTCTTTCAATGGGATGAAGATTGAGAAAGATGCTTGCAGAGAATCGAGAGGACATGATATGCCGGGAGAAGATTGTAAAGGTCTTGGAAGAGCTTCAGGCTCAAGCTGAAGTAGCTTTGTGTTTTGTAGGTGTGAAGAAGTAACATGTGCCCGATATATATAGATATTCTGCATGACCTTGTGATGCCAATTTTtgtataatttcttgcaattttGGTGTAAAATAGTGTTCTTAGGCAAAGAAAGAAATGTTGTAAATTTAAGAACGCAAGTATTAGAAGAGCTACTCTATTCTCATGTTAGTGAAGGTTACTCTGTGATGGCATGATAGTCTCATCCAGTTTCTAATTACCAAAAGGTATCTCATTTTTCAAAGgaataaggtatcaaaatactGTCAAGGTTTTTGGGTTTGGGTTGGGAAAGTGATAGTGCTAATTTCATCCCATGTCCAAAACTATACAATTTCAGTTTCAATGTTTATCAAATGGTCAAATTAAAGCTCTCAGTAACAGAAATTTACACATCAAATGTTGGTACAGCTAACCTATCTACACTTAGAATCCAACATCTGATGTTGGTGGAAGTATGATGCGGTGACTAGGTAGAGGGGTTGGCGGGTACCAACATTTTACGTGTCAACTTTTGTTAATTAGACCTTTAGTTGTCCATGAATGTAGATGTTCAATTAGTTGTTACCCATTTGGTACCATATTCGGTTAGAAAACGGAATAAATTCTCAAATTTAGACTGTTTCTTGATAGATCAAAATATAGAATAGAGCGGAaattgaaaatgtctcaaaatcTTAAATCTAGATTGTTTCTTGATAGAACAATATAAAATAAACCGGAAAAGGTGAACTTCACCTTTTGAGTAAATGCTCTAATAGGTTTTTCAGATGGTAATTATCCATCAAAAAACGTAACAGCAGTAGGTTTCTCCATTTCCACGATTTTGGTACCTCAAGTTGTAAATTGTGCAAAAAGTTCAAGTTTTCCAGTGGCATGCCAAGTTAGTTTAGTGTTCTTGGACACCACAAAAACATATGGAGCTGGCACAATACTCTGTTTCTTGCAAAATTCTAGTTTTCTTCACATCTTTCCAcaaggaaaaatgacaatccacagaatttgagagaaaacacgagagcaattcagacATTTAAATTGACAATGTTGGATAATTAGCCACTCTCCTACATTAATCTGCTTTGCGTACTCATTTCCAAGTACTTATTTTAAGCTAATAAAGATCATACATACATACACATAAGCATGCATCTTAATTCCACACAAACATAAATACAACAAAGCAAAAGTTGAATTTATGCAGGATGCTGCTTCTGAATGATACTCTTTAAGTGGTCACCTCCAGGCCGAAGCCACAATCAAATTTTTGTCTTCCCATCCGAATAGGAGCGCATCCATATCCTCCTTCAACTTGTATCTATCACAGTACTGTTTTATGGTTTTCCGAATCATATCCAAGACATTAGGACCCATCGAACAAGAAGTGAACCCAGCCATCATCATTCTAGCTCTCCATTTACCTGCAACCTCATATCTTTCAATCCTTGCATCTCCCTCGCATGCTACTATGTTTACTATGTCTCGTGCCAGGCATTGCCTTTCAACATTCATCCTGTCCTGACTTTCCCTAGGGAGAGTTGcatccagagactcaaacacagCAGAGTAATAATTGTATGCTTCGACAAACCTAGTCAAGAAGGGGGCAGTATTAGTGTTCACATCTTGTTCAACAACAGTTACGAGTTTTGGGTTAAGGCTCTTAATCATTCGGAGAAGCTGGTCTCGCTCATTTACTGTTGATACACTCTCATCAGGCATGTGGTGGAGTTGGAaagcaaaatttacaacaagtgCTTCCCCGGGTTTGCAGCCAAGCATTGATGGACTAACAAGTGAAGTCTTGGAGGCCACTGCATGAAACTTAAATGGCACCTTAAGCATTTCTGCTAGCTTCTCAAGCCTTTGCCCGATGATCTGCAGCCCGTCTCTAGGCCGTTGAACTGACTCGGGATCATCAACGCCAGTTAATCTCAAGTATGGTAGCTTACCCGGAAGATTTGCAAGTGCTTGTATCAGTGTTATGTATTGATTCCCTTGGTTTATgtcaaaatcaattaaatgaACTCTCTTTTCGCCTTTAAACGCCTCAATCATTGCCCCATTTGCTGCCATGAATCCGAATTTAAAACATGGGCAAATCTCGAAAAGAATTTGCATAGCTGCAAGCCTATCAGAAGAAGGGGGCTCCTTGCACTTCAGAGATCTGTACAGATATTTTCCAGAGGAAGCCATGCGAGCCACAAGACCTTCAACCATGTAGGCTGCAATCCTCTGCAGAGGTTCTCCTTGAATTGAAACCATCTGGCGAAGTTCATTGATCAAAGCTTCGGCCACCTCAAAATTAGCTTGTGCAATAGCATTAGCACAATCAAAAAGCAACCTTTTTGGAGTCCGAGGAGATAATTTTGATACTTCTTTATCACTACCAATGCTACTTAGGTTAGAATCCGAAGATGTTGACTCCTTTGGCGAGTTCTGAAGCATTGCGCTCTGGATCGGTTCAGACCACTCTCCATCCATTTCCATACTTTGACTATGGATAATCATGTCATCCTCATCGATATCCTCACTATCTTCAAATAGCGCTCTCTCAAGTTCTTGAAGCTTCTTTGTCATATCATCTGCATCATAGTCCACCAAATCCGGGCTTTGAACTTCAGAATAATCTAATTCAGAACTGAGCTGGTACATAGCCTGGTGTCTCATTGAAGCAAAAGTGTTGTGCGGATCTTGGACCACAGAAGATCCAGACACATCTTGCCCATGAAATGAATGACCAGAAACACTTGAGCTAGATGGCTGTACTAATTCTTCTGTCGGAGAATCAATGAAGTACTTCTCATAACTCTCGTTCAAGTAAGCATCAGTGGTATACATGGTCATCCGCTTATCAGGCCCGAACACCTGAGCAGACAAGCCAGAATCTTTGTGGCCGCCATTCAGTGAGTACAGCTTATGATTTCGGTGTGGCGTAGCAGAAAGCTCCACAGGTCTAATCAATGACATGATTTATGTAGTTCAATTGAGCTCGAGAGTGATGCTTGTTTCAAATGAGTCCAACCTGCAACAGTCACATTTTAGTTGGCAAGGGAAGTTGTCAAACATAGAAACCACCAATTAACATATGCAGATCTATATATGAAGAACAAAAGAGAACATATCAAGAACTAGTCTTTGATTTCGGAAGGGAATAATTCATATTTATCTTATAAAGCCAAAATTCGAGTGCTCTACTCCAAGGATGCCAAAGAGTAGAAATTTCTTCAGTCCTCTTTCAATCAACTTAGAACACAACAGTACCACTGTAATCAAGGTCTATTATCTTGATCATATAGCCCTAAATCTTTGGACTGTTTATGATCAGGCATTAAAATATCAGCAATAAATTGTAATTTCTGGTAAATTCCAAATAGGTATGAACAAATTCTCCTACacatattacaaaaaaaaagcataaaTCATAACTTTTACCCATCTTCAGAGAATCGTCTAATTTGATACCGTTACATAGAAACTTCAATTACAGAAACAGTAGTGTGACAAGTAGAAAGTTCTGTAATCAGATTAAAAAACCATAACTTGAATTGATAAcagaaaacaataataaaactcTAGGAAAGGAGAACTTTTTATGGTCAATCAGCCCTAAAATCGGAAATAGAAGAGTCAGAAAAAACGTAGCAAATATCTCAAGAAAGAAAGGCATATATGAAAAGGAGAAATTCAAACAGAAAACAATCAAGCAAAGTTTTCAACAATAAGAAGACatggaaagaaaagaagatatgCACGCACCGCACCTGAAGGAGAAAGAACTCAAAGGAAAGAGCTAATCAAGCAATTCAATAGATAAGCAGATGCTCATAAGATTGGGTttgaagaaaaggaagaagaaagaaagagagattTCAGCTTTGACTATAAACAGCAGTAAtcaaaagaaaagagaagaagaaagtaaACAACCCCCCTTTATTCCATTTTACCAATTAAAATAACCTCTGGATATTGTAAGGTTAGGTTGGTTGAAAGACAAGAATAtctaaataatcaaaacaaataggGACAAGGTACTGTTAGACCACCCACAATGGGTGATACAAAATAATTGtatcatataaaaaaaaacccactttttttcaaaaaaaaaaaaaaaaaaatctaatacactCAACTACctcttcattaaatcaatttGTATCACTTTTTACATAGGACCCATTTGTCATAAAACTCTTACACATtccaaataaattattatttctttccaccaaacaattaatctaattatttcatCACTCAATCTAAATAATtccattaatatatatatatatatattagttaaaaaaataaatatcaattatatctataattattttgaaccgaaatagttaattaaaaaatataattaattacaaaaataaaaaatatcacaaaagataatattttattcaaataaaacacgagaatacgaaacggaataaaatacaagatttaaaaacaataaaaaaagggacgataaaaaaatacaattaaaacaATACAATTCAAACTAACACGATTAAGGGAATAAATCTGGGTATTTCTTCATGATGTAAGAGCACATAATATCATATCTTTTTTTCTGCTCTTCATTCATTCCGTCTGAACCcgatttgataaaatcaaaatctCGTTGCATCGCGACAACGTCATTTTGCCGTGACACTTCCTTCGCCGCAAGCATTTTTTCTTCATGCATTTTTTCAACACGAGCTAAATCATCACTGATGCCGGACGATGTTGCCTTTTGTTTGCCTTTGTCTTTAGCCGCCGCCTTCGCCGCCTTAATTCCCAGTGGTCATTCACGTTTCTCTTCTGTTTCGGCGACCTCTTCACCTCCAACGGTTCCCCCATTCGCCATAATATAGTCCCGCCATTTAGGTTCAGTGCATAAAACCCGCCAACAATGCATATAGGTGAATGCCGTGTTCCACTTCGCTCGGTATAGAGACCGAGCATGTTCAACAGGTTCATTATCCCCTTTTCCACTTAATTGTAAATTCTGCACTTTCATAAATGAACCAACAAATCTATTGGTTTCTCTACTGATTCGTAAAAATTTATTCTTACCCTTACCGCTTGCGAGTGCTTCCGAATTTCTGGGCCTCCTTTCGTTGAACACAGTGCTTATTCGAGTCCAGAACGTTCTTTCCTTCTGAGCCGAGCCAACAACATTGTCTGTAGAAATTGATAAAAAACATTTACATAATAGGTCTTCTAGTTCATGTGTCCATTTATACTGTTTTCGCTTCTTTGTTGGCTCGGCAACAGGTTCACCGAGAAGTGATTCGTcaatctcttcttcttcatcgtCTTCATCGTCAAGATCGACAGAATCCCGATATGGCGAGTCAAGATTTAGCGACTGTGATTCGGATAATGAACTTCTTGAACTGTTGAATGAGAGATACGGATCAGTATAATCCGAATTTTGGAGGTGATGGTTAATCGGTTGACTATCGTTATATTGGGTCATATTGGCGTAATGAACATCGGGATGGTAGAAGTTTTGAGGGTTTGGCACAAAATTACCGTAATTTTGAGGAAATCCGGGTTGTGGAGATCTCCTCATGGGAGATATTTGCATATTCGAAGTATTTCGGTTTGGCATTTGGAAAGGATTAGGGTGTTGCGAATCAGAATAACGATTTTTCTCCGAGGATTTTTTCTTGCCTTGACGTTTCTCCATACTTCTAAAAATGCAAGGTATAGtatttaggtgtttttttttgtgtaaatATTTGGGATGATATGCAAAATAAAATGGATTGggtatttatattgaaattttcaaaaaaattccaaCGGATATAAAACGGCTAGTATAcataggaaagaaaaaaaagcaatatatgtttttactttttcttcAACGAATACCCACCGCcatttacaattaaaaaaaagaaaaaaaaaatttaagggaCACAGTCCGCCTCTGCGGCTGGACGCGCCTCAAGCGCGCGTGTAATACACGCGCCAGCAGAGGCGCGATCTCAGCCGCTCGATTGCAAGTGGACTACAACCTCcacttttccctttttcactccaCACCGTATCACAATTGTGATACAACATTTCTCTCTCATCAAGTGATGTTGTCCCTCACAATGcaataattcaaattaattgTATCTCTTCCACTAAGTGATTCAAGCATTGCAGTTGCTCTTAGCATCACATCTACTTGGGTAATTTCAAACTTAATTGGTAAAAAATAAGATTTTACAAACACACTTCAACACCCAACAaactgtttgataaatattagatttaaaattatatagtttGCTTTGCTATATTAGAtctaagggggcgtttggttcacataAGGTAAGAGAAAAGGAATGAAGAAAGGGAAaccaaaggaaaggaaaggaatagACATTGattcccctatgtgtttggtTATGTTTAGGAAAGGAAATGCATTTTCAAACCTTTGGAATTTTTGAACTTTCagatttctagaatttcaaaaaattcttaaacttcaaaaattattaaattctgaaaattttggaacttgaatttaaaaattttgaaattttgaactttttaaaattccagaatccgaaaattctggaatttcaaaaattttgaaattccagaatctgaaaattctagaattttggaaattctgaaattccagaatctagaatttctggaattttaaaaattatggaATTTTAGAAATGCTGAAATTCCAgatattctgaaattctagaaattttggaagttcagaaattctggaattttgaaaattttagaatccagaaattctgaaatttcaaaaattctgaaatttttaaaattctgaaattctagaaattctgaaattttagaaattccagaaattttggactttttgaaaattctggaatttcaaaaatttcagaaattctggaatttcataAATTTCAGAGATTTGTGGTtcgataaaataaaaagaacaaaaaaattgggaaagggaatccaattccctacaaGATTTGGGGTAATGagttaacctaaagtggggtaatcctataatctaaaatgggtaaagggaatgaattttttttgttaaacaaacaagaacaaaaaggaatgaaaccctcccattcccattcccattcctaaaAACTCCGAACCAAACGCCCTCTAAATTTGCTCtctcaaaagaaaaaaactgTTTAAATTTATATCTTTTGCCAAgcaaataactaaaataaacaaCCTAGAGCCGAtcagatttataaaaaaaatgaaagaaggaAATTTACCAATtggttttgtaaattatttataGCTACCTAAAGTGCAAGAATCAGAATAAATGAAAATTCCAAGAGGCAAGAAAATCTAATCTTTCTGGAAAGACAATATGGGAAAAGAAAGTGAAAACTGACCAAACCCAAcaattctttcttttcttttctttaataaAGAAACTTCCTATAAAACACTACTACTTTTCTGACATTTCAAACACTAATGCTTCTTTTGTGGGACATGGCAGtaataaaaattattgttaGAGTTCAATttagttataaaaaataaatattcacttttttttttacaatagaatcaaaaattaatatttttaaattcgataaaatatttggatattttataaatttttttttagtaatagaGGATAAAATGAGgaacatataaaatttagatTATAAGATTCATAATTCATGATTGTGACGACAgttttatttctcaaattgatcaaacttgtttatattaaagATAAATTAATTCCAATATTacatcaattttttttctaatttttttaatgttaaGTGTATTTTTATACTTCATACCTAATAAAAAAGTTACtcttaaaattaaactttatagTTAAGTTTATACTCAAATTTATGAATGTCAAAAATAAATTTGCTTTTTATGTTAATGTTAGGAACACAATTTACTTTCCTAAGGCTCTTAACTTTATCTTTGGGTAGGAAGTGAGGtgactttgttttgttttcctACTGTTTATAGCAAGCGTGTGTGACTCATAATCTTGAGTCATATATTCAACTTTCATTTTTGTCTCCTCAAACATCACCCTTCATTTTAAGGGCCATACATACATACAGCCCTTATTTATTTACCCAATATTGAAATCTTGATTAGCTTATTTGATCAAATAACTGATGATTAACTTGGTTGATCATTTCAGTTTTTACACATTGAAACATGGATGGGTAAATGCATTCAGCCCAAGTTTATTATTGCGGATGAGGCCTCCAAGGAGGGTCTGTGGTATTAATTCCAACTAATAAGAAGCTCATCCTTAATAAGCTTATGGTTGTTGTGAAGAGAAGACTAGACTGTTGGAAAATGAAA of the Euphorbia lathyris chromosome 7, ddEupLath1.1, whole genome shotgun sequence genome contains:
- the LOC136235531 gene encoding scarecrow-like protein 1 → MSLIRPVELSATPHRNHKLYSLNGGHKDSGLSAQVFGPDKRMTMYTTDAYLNESYEKYFIDSPTEELVQPSSSSVSGHSFHGQDVSGSSVVQDPHNTFASMRHQAMYQLSSELDYSEVQSPDLVDYDADDMTKKLQELERALFEDSEDIDEDDMIIHSQSMEMDGEWSEPIQSAMLQNSPKESTSSDSNLSSIGSDKEVSKLSPRTPKRLLFDCANAIAQANFEVAEALINELRQMVSIQGEPLQRIAAYMVEGLVARMASSGKYLYRSLKCKEPPSSDRLAAMQILFEICPCFKFGFMAANGAMIEAFKGEKRVHLIDFDINQGNQYITLIQALANLPGKLPYLRLTGVDDPESVQRPRDGLQIIGQRLEKLAEMLKVPFKFHAVASKTSLVSPSMLGCKPGEALVVNFAFQLHHMPDESVSTVNERDQLLRMIKSLNPKLVTVVEQDVNTNTAPFLTRFVEAYNYYSAVFESLDATLPRESQDRMNVERQCLARDIVNIVACEGDARIERYEVAGKWRARMMMAGFTSCSMGPNVLDMIRKTIKQYCDRYKLKEDMDALLFGWEDKNLIVASAWR